A window from Pseudomonas kribbensis encodes these proteins:
- the colR gene encoding two-component system response regulator ColR, translated as MRILLVEDNRDILANLADYLGLKGYTVDCAQDGLSGLHLAATEHYDLIVLDIMLPGIDGYTLCKRLREDARRDTPVIMLTARDQLDDRLQGFKSGADDYLVKPFALSELAARIEAVMRRTQGGGRRSLQVGDLSYDLDTLEVTREGKLLKLNPVGLKLLAVLMQKSPHVLRREILEEALWGDDCPDSDSLRSHVHQLRQVIDKPFAKPLLHTVHGVGYRLAEGRDGV; from the coding sequence AGACAACCGCGATATCCTGGCCAACCTGGCCGATTACCTGGGCCTGAAAGGCTATACCGTCGATTGCGCCCAGGACGGTCTGTCGGGCCTGCATCTGGCCGCCACCGAGCACTATGACCTGATCGTGCTCGACATCATGTTGCCGGGCATCGACGGCTACACCCTGTGCAAACGCCTGCGTGAAGACGCCCGCCGCGACACGCCGGTGATCATGCTCACCGCACGCGATCAGCTCGATGACCGCTTGCAGGGCTTCAAGTCCGGGGCTGACGATTACCTGGTCAAGCCCTTCGCGCTGTCGGAACTGGCTGCACGAATCGAAGCCGTGATGCGCCGCACCCAGGGCGGTGGTCGCCGTTCCCTGCAGGTCGGCGACCTGAGCTACGACCTCGACACACTGGAAGTGACCCGCGAAGGCAAGCTGCTCAAGCTCAACCCGGTGGGCCTGAAACTGCTCGCGGTGCTGATGCAGAAGAGCCCCCACGTCCTGCGTCGGGAAATTCTCGAAGAAGCCCTGTGGGGCGACGATTGCCCGGACAGCGACAGCCTGCGCAGCCACGTCCACCAATTGCGTCAGGTGATCGACAAACCGTTCGCCAAACCACTGCTGCACACCGTGCACGGCGTGGGTTATCGCTTGGCCGAGGGCCGCGATGGAGTTTAA
- a CDS encoding sensor histidine kinase — MEFKQSLAQRIIIAFALMSALVAGAFAMGIVATVHLVEEKLISAGLGGDLQRLLLMDNVSDWSHRPEPDQLFYFSGGPGDFELPKDLRHLDSGFHEVFREQLSYHAMVEIVDGRRYVLLQDQSDFEERERVLFAVVLVGFVLSLALAVFLGWVLARKVMAPVVRLARQVRHRDQLLGLAPPLAPDYAADEVGELAVAFDATLGRLRQALTRERLFTSDVSHELRTPLMVLATSCELLLENPGIDQRGRAQVERIARASEEMRELVQTFLMLARAQREDAGAAPRHSLGQVADNLLGVWREPIESKGLKLIFEPGNPPDTPYNATLLNAVMGNLLRNALHYTEQGFIRLTLNDNGFVVEDSGVGIPEEKREEMFKPFVRGSEKRGEGLGLGLSLVQRICENQGWSVTLSTMEPNGCRFEVDLGKQESLPNGTKKLPT, encoded by the coding sequence ATGGAGTTTAAGCAGAGCCTTGCCCAGCGGATCATCATCGCTTTTGCGCTGATGAGCGCACTGGTGGCGGGGGCCTTCGCCATGGGCATTGTCGCGACCGTGCACCTGGTGGAAGAGAAACTGATTTCTGCTGGATTGGGCGGTGATCTGCAGCGCCTGTTGCTGATGGACAACGTTTCGGACTGGAGCCATCGGCCGGAGCCGGACCAGTTGTTCTATTTCAGCGGCGGCCCGGGGGACTTCGAGTTGCCCAAGGACTTGCGGCATCTGGATTCGGGGTTCCACGAAGTCTTCCGCGAACAGCTGTCCTATCACGCGATGGTCGAAATCGTCGACGGTCGGCGTTACGTGTTGCTTCAGGATCAAAGCGATTTCGAAGAGCGCGAGCGCGTGCTGTTTGCCGTGGTGCTGGTGGGCTTCGTGCTCAGTCTGGCGCTGGCGGTTTTCCTCGGCTGGGTGCTGGCGCGCAAGGTGATGGCGCCGGTGGTCCGGCTGGCGCGCCAGGTGCGTCATCGCGATCAGTTGCTGGGGCTGGCACCGCCGCTGGCGCCGGACTACGCCGCTGACGAAGTGGGTGAACTGGCGGTGGCCTTCGATGCGACGCTCGGGCGCTTGCGTCAGGCTTTGACCCGTGAGCGGTTGTTCACCAGTGACGTCAGCCACGAATTGCGCACACCGTTGATGGTACTGGCTACCTCCTGTGAACTGCTGCTGGAAAACCCGGGCATCGATCAGCGCGGCCGAGCCCAGGTCGAACGTATTGCCCGTGCCAGCGAAGAAATGCGCGAACTGGTACAGACCTTCCTGATGCTGGCCCGTGCCCAGCGCGAAGATGCGGGGGCGGCGCCGCGGCACAGTCTGGGTCAGGTGGCGGACAATCTGTTGGGCGTATGGCGCGAGCCGATCGAATCCAAGGGGTTGAAGCTGATTTTCGAACCGGGCAACCCGCCGGACACCCCTTATAACGCCACACTGCTCAATGCCGTGATGGGTAACCTGCTGCGTAATGCCCTGCACTACACAGAGCAGGGTTTCATTCGGCTGACGCTCAACGACAACGGCTTCGTGGTCGAAGACTCGGGTGTAGGCATTCCCGAGGAAAAGCGCGAGGAAATGTTCAAACCGTTCGTGCGCGGCAGCGAAAAACGCGGTGAAGGCCTTGGACTGGGGTTGTCACTGGTGCAGCGCATCTGTGAAAACCAGGGCTGGAGCGTCACTTTGAGTACGATGGAGCCCAATGGCTGCCGTTTCGAGGTAGATCTGGGCAAACAGGAATCCCTCCCAAATGGCACAAAAAAGCTGCCAACCTGA
- a CDS encoding class I SAM-dependent methyltransferase — MAGPIKLDFSEKYDDNHAQKYLRKHQDGLGRRLSNWRDQQLARKALTLVGEPGLVLDLPCGAGRFWPLLAEKPNRVIIGADNSESMIKTAMQAQPADVVKRVQPLHTSAFDIALPDNSVDSIFCMRLLHHIGEAEHRQTILREFERVTRDSVIVSLWVDGNFKAWKRKRAEKRRGQEGYQNRFVLPAATVEKEFEEAGFRIQEQLDFIPLYAMWRVYVLRKR, encoded by the coding sequence ATGGCCGGCCCGATCAAACTCGATTTTTCCGAGAAGTACGACGACAACCATGCGCAGAAATATTTGCGCAAGCACCAGGATGGTCTGGGGCGTCGCCTGTCCAACTGGCGTGATCAGCAGTTGGCCCGCAAGGCGCTGACGCTGGTTGGCGAGCCGGGACTGGTGCTGGATCTGCCGTGCGGCGCCGGACGTTTCTGGCCGTTGCTGGCAGAAAAGCCCAATCGGGTAATCATCGGGGCAGACAATTCCGAGTCGATGATCAAGACGGCGATGCAGGCCCAGCCGGCGGATGTGGTGAAGCGGGTACAACCCTTGCACACCTCGGCGTTCGATATCGCGCTGCCTGACAACTCCGTGGACAGCATTTTCTGCATGCGTCTGCTGCATCACATCGGCGAGGCCGAGCATCGGCAGACGATTTTGCGCGAGTTCGAACGCGTGACCCGGGACAGTGTGATCGTTTCGTTGTGGGTAGACGGCAATTTCAAGGCCTGGAAGCGCAAGCGCGCGGAGAAACGCCGCGGCCAGGAAGGTTATCAGAACCGGTTTGTGCTACCGGCCGCTACGGTTGAAAAGGAATTCGAAGAGGCAGGATTCAGGATCCAGGAACAACTGGACTTCATTCCGCTCTATGCCATGTGGCGAGTTTACGTACTACGCAAGAGGTAA
- a CDS encoding lipopolysaccharide kinase InaA family protein, giving the protein MAVQFAAETGVAPQDRFDYYWNQRGEWVEEPNVRRGGESGVQRVVGRDGQLLYAKRQTGHIYRSWLHPFGRPTVLRELDALTGVARLGVRVPEIVFCGAQPDPQHKWRALLVTKSLDGFQEFEQWEAAGGREQYGEAVYERVLKDLAENLARMHKGRWQHSCIYIKHVFVRVTGEGDSAKVEVALIDLEKCRQRLTAHRAASHDMKQLRRHSSFSPTDWKKLVYFYETAFGSAIKGL; this is encoded by the coding sequence ATGGCAGTGCAATTTGCAGCAGAAACGGGAGTCGCTCCCCAAGATCGCTTTGACTACTACTGGAACCAGCGCGGTGAGTGGGTGGAAGAACCCAACGTGCGTCGTGGTGGCGAAAGTGGCGTGCAGCGGGTGGTAGGGCGCGATGGTCAACTGCTGTATGCCAAACGCCAGACAGGACATATCTATCGCAGCTGGTTGCATCCCTTCGGCCGGCCGACCGTATTGCGTGAACTGGATGCGCTGACCGGCGTAGCCAGACTTGGCGTCCGGGTGCCGGAAATCGTTTTTTGCGGGGCCCAGCCTGATCCGCAGCACAAGTGGCGGGCGTTGCTGGTTACCAAGTCGCTGGACGGTTTCCAGGAATTTGAACAGTGGGAAGCGGCAGGTGGCCGCGAGCAGTACGGTGAAGCCGTGTATGAACGCGTGCTCAAGGACCTCGCCGAAAACCTGGCCCGCATGCACAAGGGCCGTTGGCAGCACAGCTGCATTTACATCAAGCACGTCTTTGTCCGCGTCACCGGCGAAGGCGACTCGGCCAAGGTCGAAGTGGCCCTGATCGATCTTGAAAAATGCCGTCAACGCCTCACCGCTCACCGTGCGGCCTCCCATGACATGAAACAATTGCGCCGCCACTCGTCGTTCAGCCCTACGGACTGGAAAAAACTCGTCTATTTTTATGAGACGGCGTTTGGCAGCGCTATCAAGGGTTTATAG